Genomic DNA from Hordeum vulgare subsp. vulgare chromosome 2H, MorexV3_pseudomolecules_assembly, whole genome shotgun sequence:
GAAAGGGGAAGAGCGGAAGCTCGCTGTTTCCGGCTTCACTGAAAAGTATGCGTCTCTGTGATCCAAATTTGGTGGACCAGTTCTATGATTCCAGTCAAGTAGAACCCATTCTGACTAACCTTGCTTCTGTCAGGAATTACCTATTCACTTCTGCACCCATAGCACAGCGTTATGAGTCTCTCACGCTCCAAGATGAAGATGGGGTTGTGGTGCTCCTTTATGGTTCATTTAGCTTATTGCGAATGCGTGAGAATGGGTTTTCTATGCAGGCATGAACATTTTTTCTTGAtgtttcttcttttgtcatttctGTTCATGAAGGATGATGGAAAATCAGCCCATATTCAAGCAAAAGCTTATTCATGTGCAGAAAGATCATTTAGCCATGCTTCTAATCTAGTACTGCTCTGATAAACAAAACAATCCATGCATGCAGATATGTGAACAATTCATGATTGGATTTCCGTACTGGTGGGAGACTTGGGATTCACACATGGAATCTTACCCAAACCTTTTTatccacccacaagaggattcagCTCAATTTTACCTGGAGAAATTCCAGCTAGGCAATTTTATTCAGAAGTTTGCACCTTTCTTAATCAAGGACCTTAATGATGCTAAAAAGTTACCAATCAATGATCTCGATGCATTCATAGGGGGTTCAAGATTTCAGGAACACAATTGTGGAAATGATGTTTCAACTAAGGAAAATTCTGCTGCTTCAGATGATGCCAGACCCGCAGCTGTAGCTAATGTGGAAATAGGCTTGAACCCGAGCAGCACTTCACATGAAAGAGATCATGTGAACATTGAGGGTAATGTATCTCTTGCTCCTACAGAAACATATATTGGTGATGAAACTTGCAAAGAGGCAGGAAATCAGAATGACACTATGCATCCAGATGCAAGAGAAGATGATGCTGGTAGCCATCTTTTTAACTCCGATTGGACTTGCACTATGTCCCCTAATCATATGCCCAATGACTCAGAAGGAGGAAATGCCACCAATGCTGAACTAGTGGCTTTAGATCCTTTAGCCAGAGTACCGCCTAAAAGTTCTAATTGCTGCTCAGAGATTGCTGGTGCTTTTCAAAGTGTTGAACCCTTAAGTACGTGACGGAGCAAATTGTTAAGACACTGGTTAAGTTTTCTCCTGCCGATATTTCACTTTGTCTTGATGTTTCTAAGAGAGTGACTATTATTTAATTTAGGTTATCAAAGTGCTCCAGTGGCTTCATTGAAGAATCAACAATACTTGGAAAGAAATGAGCACATCACATTGACTCAGAAGGCAGTATCAAATAAAAATGTACCATCTTCAATTCACTCGGATGTGCAATCTCCGAAAAAAGTGAGTTATAAATCCCACAGCTCCAAAATTAGATCAAGTAATCAGTCTTTGGACTTCGTTCTGTGTTACTGTAATATTTCTACCAGTTTATTTGCTAAAATAGTTAATATGTAAATACCTCCACtgttagttttccttttcttgttatTGTCAACTCCAATTAGGACATTCTGGATTTAGCTTTATCAGGTACGCTGGGTGCTCTGAATGGAAATTCTTGTACTCAAGCGAAGCATATGGCTCAAAGCTATGTTACAAAAATCCCGGAGGCATATAATTGTCACAAGCCTGACAATTGTAACGACTCAATTCTACATTCCTGCATCACCTGAAGACATTTAGATACACAACCAATCTAATGTAGCATCTTTAGTAAATCTAGCCCAGTTAATATAATTGCGGTCCACAGTAAACTTATGATAGCATGTTTCCAATCTGTGCCCTTTGTGACATTTCATGATTAATTATTTGCAATGACACTATTTCTGTAGCATTACCTCATTACTGGGATGAAACAGATTCCAGCATCTTTAGGTTCATTTTTGTGGCTTTGGATTCTGTTTACTGTATGTCCAAGTATGTTATGTAGCCACAGATTTTTTTTCTTAGTAATTCCTAATCCTTACTAAGGAACTTCATAGATTAATCTGTACATCGCATATAAGATGTGTAAAACCAAATATTGTGATCCATTAAATTCCTTAACTTCCAGGGTAAGGTGCATCATACATAATTTCGTTTTTGTATGATGCCAAGTTCATAGTATTTAGCACATTTAAGCTAGTGATCTTAGTTGTGTTCCTTAATTTACATGGTGAACTTGATGGCTTCTATGTGGAAAAGCAGACTGTAGGTTCAGCAAAGAAGCAGAGATCTGCAAAGCAAGGGTTGGGGCGTCCTACTAGATTGAATTTAGCTCCACATGTAAGTATGCAAAAAATTTCCATACCCTTTTCTTCTGGTGTTAAACAATTTAAAGCATTGTAATAATATTTTATAGCACTTGCTAAATGCTGATGGTTAAAAAAATTATAATGTGTTAGCTTGCCATAGCTTCTGCAATTGCCATGTAATCCAGCTCTTACTGAATGATGGTTCATTATCCTGGACATTTTTAACATCTGTATAATGCACAAACTATTGAGGTAAAGTTGCCAGTTTTATTTTACGGCAGATTTTAGTATAAGAAATAGGAATAGCcgatatcacaccactttgctgtgCTTCTATTGGACGAAGTTGTAATGATTTTATTGTTATCTTTGAAAACATGCAGGAGTAAACTTGCAATGATGTTAGCGTAGTTTTTGTTAAGACGGACCAATATTATATCAATTGTAGTTAGCCCAGTcatcttttgtgctcactttataTGAAATAACAGAAAAATATGTCATGCCGCTTACAAGATTGGCTGTGATGCCACCTTCTTCCTTAGTTCTTAAGTTTTACTCACACATATAGCCTGTCTTGGCGCCCCATATGTTTAATCCACTCTCTGAAGGGGAGCCTTGGCGCAGTGGTAAAGCTGCTGCCTTGTGACCATGAGGTCACGGGTTCAAGTCCTGGAAACAGCCTCTTGCAGAAATGTAGGGAAAGGCTGCGTACAATAGACCCAAAGTGGTTGGACCCTTCCCCGGACCCTGCGCAAGCGGGAGTTACATGCACCGGGCTGCCCTTTTTCTGTTACTTAACTCAGCTGACAAAAACTGTGCTAGCCAAGATTTTGATCATCTGTACTTATTGCAATGTTCCTTTGAAACTCTTTAGGCTTGGCTTACTCGTTCTAGGGTCCGGGCATTATCTATTTCCACACCCGAGTCTCTCAAAATGAGAAGGACCAGATCAGGTACGATGTCTTCGGTTGGACTCTGCTACTTAAATAATTTACTATTTATCCTTGGATAAAGGGAATTCTTTCTTTTTCAGGTCGAGTGATAGTACCTCAATTGGATTCAACAAGAAGTTGGGTTGTCTATGACAGGGTTAGTAAAGAAATATATTTCAGTGTTATATCTTATATGATTGTGTGTTTGTGCACATGATTAGCTAATTTGTTAATGCTTAAATTatccttgtttgatcttgtccATTGCACCAAAGTCCAAAATTAAACTGTGAATGATGCAAGAAGAGTTTCCTAGCAAAGGCTTCCATATAACAGAGGTGTCAGTCTATAAGCTCTACGGTGGAACCGTTCCAAGATATATAATCATATTGCTAGGACTCGGAAGAGACTGATCAAATGTACTAGGGTAAAGCATGCATAATCTGAATATTCACCATCCCTTCCTAGTGTTCCGCACTGCAAATTATTGTTGTCACAAATGTGAAACGTCAAGTTTGTTCTGGATAAAGCAGTGCATAACTTATCGCGTAGATGTGCTGTGAAGATGCTTATCTTATGATGTAATTTTCAATCTTTAGTAGGATATGGACGCCCCCCCCCCCTAGATGATTAGATCTATCTGCTGATGGCATGAGGGGATTAACACTGCCTCATTGAATTCCGGTTGTTGTGCAGGATCGGTTCATTTCAGGCGTTGCTCATACG
This window encodes:
- the LOC123426346 gene encoding uncharacterized protein LOC123426346 isoform X2 produces the protein MARKTRNPPPRARSRRGAPPPPPSPPPTPPPSSSTAAPALSPPFSPVRFCGRLGAAEAAAAAADVEHPHVTLWEWWPVRLKGEERKLAVSGFTEKNYLFTSAPIAQRYESLTLQDEDGVVVLLYGSFSLLRMRENGFSMQICEQFMIGFPYWWETWDSHMESYPNLFIHPQEDSAQFYLEKFQLGNFIQKFAPFLIKDLNDAKKLPINDLDAFIGGSRFQEHNCGNDVSTKENSAASDDARPAAVANVEIGLNPSSTSHERDHVNIEGNVSLAPTETYIGDETCKEAGNQNDTMHPDAREDDAGSHLFNSDWTCTMSPNHMPNDSEGGNATNAELVALDPLARVPPKSSNCCSEIAGAFQSVEPLSYQSAPVASLKNQQYLERNEHITLTQKAVSNKNVPSSIHSDVQSPKKTVGSAKKQRSAKQGLGRPTRLNLAPHAWLTRSRVRALSISTPESLKMRRTRSGRVIVPQLDSTRSWVVYDRDRFISGVAHTHNGG
- the LOC123426346 gene encoding uncharacterized protein LOC123426346 isoform X1, which gives rise to MARKTRNPPPRARSRRGAPPPPPSPPPTPPPSSSTAAPALSPPFSPVRFCGRLGAAEAAAAAADVEHPHVTLWEWWPVRLKGEERKLAVSGFTEKNYLFTSAPIAQRYESLTLQDEDGVVVLLYGSFSLLRMRENGFSMQICEQFMIGFPYWWETWDSHMESYPNLFIHPQEDSAQFYLEKFQLGNFIQKFAPFLIKDLNDAKKLPINDLDAFIGGSRFQEHNCGNDVSTKENSAASDDARPAAVANVEIGLNPSSTSHERDHVNIEGNVSLAPTETYIGDETCKEAGNQNDTMHPDAREDDAGSHLFNSDWTCTMSPNHMPNDSEGGNATNAELVALDPLARVPPKSSNCCSEIAGAFQSVEPLSYQSAPVASLKNQQYLERNEHITLTQKAVSNKNVPSSIHSDVQSPKKTVGSAKKQRSAKQGLGRPTRLNLAPHAWLTRSRVRALSISTPESLKMRRTRSGRVIVPQLDSTRSWVVYDRVSKEIYFSVISYMIVCLCT